The genomic interval ACGACTGCTCCAAGCCACGCCGTCGACCCGAGACACGCTGCTGTTGGGCTTGATGTACGCTACCGGAATGCGGGTCAGTGAAGTCTGCCGGGTGCAGAAACGGGACTTTGATTTTGACCGCAATCAAATCTTCATCCGCCAGGGCAAAGGACGCGCGGACAGGCACATTCAACTCCCACAATGCTACCGAGCCCTCCTGCAATCCGTTTGCAGCCCACTGGCTGCCGACGGCTATCTGTTCCCCTCCGAATCCGCCAGCGATCATCGACAGAACCGCCACCTCAGCCCGAGAACCGTCCAGCGAACCATGCAACGAGCATGCCGCGTCGCCGGGATCCAAAAACACGCCACGCCACATTCTCTGCGACACGCGTTCGCCACGCATTCCTTCGAGGACGGATGCGATATCCGACGGATTCAAGCCGTCTTGGGCCACGTCAATCTGGAAACCACGACCATCTATGTCAAAGTCGCCAAGGGACGCACGGACATGCCCAGTCCGCTGGACCGACTGGTCGGCCAGCCGCCTGCGACACCAGCTCCGACAGAATCAGTTGTCGACAAACCAGTCGGTAGGCTGACACTGCATAGCCGTCCCGATCCAGATCCCAGCAGCAATGACATTCAGTTCACACTGGAAATCATCCGACCCGGCCAACCGGTTTCCGCGCCCCGCCATTTTCTTACCGGCATCCGCGCCCAGCAATCTCGCCCCGGTTACGTCACAATCCAACTGCCACCGATCGAGCAGTGGAAACCGGAACTCGCAAAACTACCCAAAGCCCAGGCCGATCGCATCCACGAAGCGGGTTTCTATGAGATGCTTTCCGCTCGCATCACCGCGCACGTCTTGAGCCGTTATCCACGCGAGTAGCCCAGCCGCCGCCGAGATCGCCTGACTCTCGTAGCAAGCAATCAAACTTCTTTCCCCCGCAGCCCCCACCGGCCATCCCCACAGCGGCCGACTTCTCACGCTGCGCGTTGCCATCAAAACAAGGCCTCTCAATCTCCATACAGGCCCACCAACCAGCTTCCACCTGACAACCAATCTTTCCCCAAGCCCCAAAACCCGCTAATCTAAAAGCAATCAAATCCTCCCCGACACCCCACTTTTGATAGGGGGTGTCGCCCAAAAACCCGTTGTGCGGCAACTCATTCGCGATTCTCGTACACTCTCCCCATGCACGAGCACATCAACAAAACGACCGCACTTCAATTGATACTCGATCGGTGGTTGCCAGTTGCCGAATCGAGTTATGGCGTACCGTATACCGCTGAACCTGTATCGGTTGGCCGCGTAGAAATCGGCTGGCTCTTTGAATTTGCACCTACCCAACAGTTCAATGATGCGGGGCGCAAACTGTATAATTTACAGCTTATCGTTGATGACCTCGAACGACGTGTTCACACGGTCGGTACGCCCGGCGTTCAGCGTGCAATAGACCGAATCAAACGTCAGCGCGAATAGCGCTGGCAGCGCCCGTTGCCGCACAACATGGTTTTTACGCTAGGCCTTCGGCACACCGCTGTCGTTT from Stieleria varia carries:
- a CDS encoding tyrosine-type recombinase/integrase, producing MNPSLVSQPSRSSESLPHPIHRYRNGQPYRTARGRQAPRKPVEDLYSALAVIDLRHETPTPARFHRLIQRELKIRGYTAGTVSDYLAAMRSLLRWFGGQPHELDREYVKDYLEYLVDAGHSTSDIAVQLSAIRAIFDKLCFLDITLGLATPRQPRRRVVVLSREEVRRLLQATPSTRDTLLLGLMYATGMRVSEVCRVQKRDFDFDRNQIFIRQGKGRADRHIQLPQCYRALLQSVCSPLAADGYLFPSESASDHRQNRHLSPRTVQRTMQRACRVAGIQKHATPHSLRHAFATHSFEDGCDIRRIQAVLGHVNLETTTIYVKVAKGRTDMPSPLDRLVGQPPATPAPTESVVDKPVGRLTLHSRPDPDPSSNDIQFTLEIIRPGQPVSAPRHFLTGIRAQQSRPGYVTIQLPPIEQWKPELAKLPKAQADRIHEAGFYEMLSARITAHVLSRYPRE